In Euphorbia lathyris chromosome 10, ddEupLath1.1, whole genome shotgun sequence, a single genomic region encodes these proteins:
- the LOC136209622 gene encoding F-box protein At3g58530 isoform X2 produces METSEEEEEELTYTWSRETLPRVMKIVSTRLPQRDLISLLLVSPWLHRTLISHPSLWLVLDFREMNKAGDILVAALSLSRYHNLKHINLEFAQDIEDIHLEVLRSKNLESLNLNGCQKISDRGIEAITSCCPKLKVFSIYWNVRVTDVGIKNLVESCKHIIDLNLSGCKNISDKSLQFVADNYRDLRSLNLTRCVKLTDGGLQQMLSKCSSLQSLNLYALSTLTDKAYKKMSNLSLLSFLDLCGAQNLSDEGLSCIATCKNLITLNLTWCVRITDMGVIAIAEGCTALEFLSLFGIVGVTDKSLEVLSRFCSNQISTLDVNGCVGIKRRSRDELLKLFPNLRCFKVHS; encoded by the exons ATGGAAACAagtgaggaggaagaagaagagctAACATATACATGGAGCAGAGAAACCTTACCTAGAGTGATGAAGATAGTGAGTACCAGACTCCCTCAAAGAGACCTAATCTCTCTTCTACTTGTCAGCCCTTGGCTTCACCGCACTCTCATCTCCCACCCTTCTCTCTGGCtg GTTCTTGACTTTCGTGAGATGAATAAAGCTGGAGATATACTTGTAGCGGCTCTTTCACTG TCAAGATACCATAATTTGAAGCATATCAACCTTGAATTTGCACAAGATATTGAAGACATTCATCTAGAAGTCCTCAGAAGCAAG AACCTGGAATCTTTGAACTTGAATGGCTGCCAAAAGATATCTGATAGGGGAATTGAAGCTATAACCAGCTGTTGTCCAAAACTGAAGGTCTTTTCAATATATTGGAACGTGAG GGTTACAGATGTTGGCATTAAGAATTTAGTGGAGAGCTGCAAACATATAATTGATTTGAACTTGAGTGGCTGCAAG AATATATCAGACAAAAGTTTGCAATTTGTTGCTGACAACTACCGAGATTTACGGTCATTGAACCTAACTAG GTGTGTCAAGCTTACAGATGGTGGCTTGCAACAAATGTTGTCCAAATGCTCCTCTCTCCAGAGTTTAAATCTTTATGCCCTTTCGAC GTTGACTGACAAAGCTTACAAGAAGATGTCAAATCTATCCCTTCTAAGTTTTTTAGACTTGTGTGGTGCACAG AATCTATCTGATGAAGGACTTTCTTGTATAGCTACGTGCAAGAATCTTATCACTCTCAATTTGACATG GTGTGTTCGAATCACTGATATGGGGGTTATAGCTATCGCTGAAGGTTGCACTGCTCTTGAGTTTCTTAG TTTGTTTGGAATAGTTGGTGTGACTGACAAGTCCCTGGAGGTCCTTTCAAGATTCTGCTCAAACCAAATTTCAACCCTTGATGTAAATGGATGTGTTGGCATAAAG AGAAGAAGCCGTGATGAATTGCTTAAGCTGTTTCCAAATTTGAGGTGTTTCAAAGTACACAGCTGA
- the LOC136209622 gene encoding F-box protein At3g58530 isoform X1, translating into METSEEEEEELTYTWSRETLPRVMKIVSTRLPQRDLISLLLVSPWLHRTLISHPSLWLVLDFREMNKAGDILVAALSLSRYHNLKHINLEFAQDIEDIHLEVLRSKSISSLQNLESLNLNGCQKISDRGIEAITSCCPKLKVFSIYWNVRVTDVGIKNLVESCKHIIDLNLSGCKNISDKSLQFVADNYRDLRSLNLTRCVKLTDGGLQQMLSKCSSLQSLNLYALSTLTDKAYKKMSNLSLLSFLDLCGAQNLSDEGLSCIATCKNLITLNLTWCVRITDMGVIAIAEGCTALEFLSLFGIVGVTDKSLEVLSRFCSNQISTLDVNGCVGIKRRSRDELLKLFPNLRCFKVHS; encoded by the exons ATGGAAACAagtgaggaggaagaagaagagctAACATATACATGGAGCAGAGAAACCTTACCTAGAGTGATGAAGATAGTGAGTACCAGACTCCCTCAAAGAGACCTAATCTCTCTTCTACTTGTCAGCCCTTGGCTTCACCGCACTCTCATCTCCCACCCTTCTCTCTGGCtg GTTCTTGACTTTCGTGAGATGAATAAAGCTGGAGATATACTTGTAGCGGCTCTTTCACTG TCAAGATACCATAATTTGAAGCATATCAACCTTGAATTTGCACAAGATATTGAAGACATTCATCTAGAAGTCCTCAGAAGCAAG TCTATCAGCTCCCTGCAGAACCTGGAATCTTTGAACTTGAATGGCTGCCAAAAGATATCTGATAGGGGAATTGAAGCTATAACCAGCTGTTGTCCAAAACTGAAGGTCTTTTCAATATATTGGAACGTGAG GGTTACAGATGTTGGCATTAAGAATTTAGTGGAGAGCTGCAAACATATAATTGATTTGAACTTGAGTGGCTGCAAG AATATATCAGACAAAAGTTTGCAATTTGTTGCTGACAACTACCGAGATTTACGGTCATTGAACCTAACTAG GTGTGTCAAGCTTACAGATGGTGGCTTGCAACAAATGTTGTCCAAATGCTCCTCTCTCCAGAGTTTAAATCTTTATGCCCTTTCGAC GTTGACTGACAAAGCTTACAAGAAGATGTCAAATCTATCCCTTCTAAGTTTTTTAGACTTGTGTGGTGCACAG AATCTATCTGATGAAGGACTTTCTTGTATAGCTACGTGCAAGAATCTTATCACTCTCAATTTGACATG GTGTGTTCGAATCACTGATATGGGGGTTATAGCTATCGCTGAAGGTTGCACTGCTCTTGAGTTTCTTAG TTTGTTTGGAATAGTTGGTGTGACTGACAAGTCCCTGGAGGTCCTTTCAAGATTCTGCTCAAACCAAATTTCAACCCTTGATGTAAATGGATGTGTTGGCATAAAG AGAAGAAGCCGTGATGAATTGCTTAAGCTGTTTCCAAATTTGAGGTGTTTCAAAGTACACAGCTGA